The following is a genomic window from Vitis vinifera cultivar Pinot Noir 40024 chromosome 6, ASM3070453v1.
AATGAGAAATGAGAGGAGAGAATAGTTTTTGAGAGTTTTTAGAACTACTCAAAAACTACcactataaatataataaaaataaataaataaataagttctTTCCTCTTACATTCTCTTTGAAAACATCTGAAATAATACACTTCTAATGAAAATCCTATctcttgaatttattttgtttttcttcatgaaAACAAAGATCAAAGCACTTATGCTGTGGAAATAGGATGATTCTCATTTTATAATTCTATTCACGACTTGGGATTTGGGATAAAGAATTCATCGATAAAACAACCAATCAAGATTTTGGGCATTTGGAAAGCAACCCTAAACCTCATTTTCCATCACTCTTAAATCACATTTGACTGAgagaaataagaaatgaaaatgaaaaatcaattctCACTTGTTAATgtgtttggattattttttgaatgaaaattggaataaaaaatttattaacatgATAACAAATCTTTCACTCGGATTTTTATCATCACAATTCACCTCCTTTCCCATactattttcattcttattccCACATTAAGTAATGTTTGGAACATTGAAGTAGAGAATGAGAAATCCATTCAATTGTCATTTATTAATGTGTTTACAttgattttttagaataagaatagaaataaaaattgattaatatGAAAACCAAATGACATTTTCATCAAGATTTTGATTCCTCTTCTACATAATTTTGTAATACCTCCAccaatcaaaaataaataaataaataaatacctcCATTCTCATCCTACTTCCATTTCTATTCCCATCCCACCAACCAACCAACCCACATTATTGTTAGTGTTAAGGAGATCAATCCTTCTTGATTGAAACGGGAAGCTGCTTGTCCCAGTTTGCAGTAGCTGCAACTCATCCACTATCAAGTCCTGAAAGATGAACCCCTCCTTTAAGGGAAAAAGGGAATGTCAAAACAGCTATGTTCTTTATGGTTATGAAAAGGTGACTCAGATCACCTACCTGTAAAGTTTCAGGTTCTCTATCCTTGGGGAGAAGAAAGAATGGGCAGGTATGGAATAAAGTAGATTGAGAAAATGGGGGTGTACATGGGAGTGGGGAGTGAAGAAGACATCCAAGATCAATGCCAATTCATAACCCACAAAGGAAGTTGAAAGTGAAATGGTGGTCCTCATGCTTCTCTATATGTTCACAAAATGCAGTGCAAACAAATGAGGGATTACCTTCTAATTGAAAGATGTTCCTGCAAACCCATCATAAATGGGATGGCTTTGCACAAATGTGGAAAACTTTTTACCAAATAAGTGGTCCAGTCCACATGCTGCAAAGCCAAATGAACAACCCATCTAGACACAAAGTTTGGGACCAGAAATGACCCTCAAAAGTGATTTCCAAGACGACAAAGCCCTAAGCAAACAACATCCATACAAGATCTACCCGTCGCACCATTGTTTTCCTGGATGAACACCAAAATGTAGTTGAGCTGGCAATTTTAACAAGGGGGTGGGAGTgcaagaaggaaaaaataggGCACATGTGGAACACTaccataattaaaaacaattccaaaacaAAAGGGGAACCAACACCCACAAAACAAAATGACAACCAGTAAAGCAAAGTATTTTAGTCTGAATGAGGTTAAGTGATTGAAAGGGAAAGGAGTGAGTGATACCCTGGTACCATTCAAATGGTGTCAGCACCCATGTGATAGTGTGGCCCCTCCCTCCTTCATGTCTACCTAAAAGAAACCATAAGATGAGACAAAAGAGTCCCCTAAAGTTGCCTTTAATCACACAAAAGAACACCCTTTTctttacctctttttttttttgttctttttttttttcttatctttccCCCTCCACACCTTTTCTATTCTGCTTGGTTTGATGATCTAATAGATGACAGGGACTGtaaaataacaacaacaatgaaaacaaaaaagggcCAGAAACCTCGCTTTTACCCTCCCCTTAAGTCTACCcccctctttttcctttttgggtcTTCATATCAGTCTAGTAGTTATACTTCTGTTTCAGCTCCTTTTATACTTCTGGGTCTACTTCTGTACACATAAATCTATTACTCTACACaggcttcattttttatttttttattttttagttttttttcacCTGACAAGAGAGAAGGAtggtaaaagaaagaaagaaaataatagaaaaaaaggatgagaaaaacTACAATATAATAAAGAGTTACTAGCCTTTTGTTTGTTATACTTTTGCTTTGTGTGGTCCAGCACACACCTACACAGAGGGTACACAGtagagaaagggagagagaCCCCACTCCCATAAATCAGTTCATCTGTCCTTTAACGTGTGCATTATGTATTTGTTGTAAGTAGTATGTattgatgatgatggtgatgatgatgatgatgatcttgATGAGATCTTCTCTACAGATCTTTTCTTTGATGTGGATATGGTTTGGCTATACAGCTAGAGGattttttcttccttgtatatGCTACTCACTCCTGCATACATGaacataagaataaaaaaaggcCCAACATCTTGAGGAATCTATTTCTTAACTAAATTTTCTCCATTTGTGGGTATGTGCTTAGATGATCAAGGAATAACAGTATGATAATTTCTTACCCAAGCACAGTCACATCCCTCCATTGCTGCCCACAATCACCTTTATCACCTACATTTCAATGGCTCCATGCCCAGAAGGAAACCTGAAAACCGATTTCAATTTTAAGTTTCTCTTTATTCATACAAGGATAGCATGATAAAGATAGAGAGGAAGCACCACCCATTGCACCCGCAGTACCTTGGCATTTCGaagaaacatgatttaagaGAGGCCATGTTAAGAGTGGTTCCGGGTAGCACCGGGTTGTTGTTAGAAGCAGGTGTAATTGAAATTGTGGTGCTTTCATCAACAGAGGCTGAAGCTGTGGAGAAAACAGAGCGGTCGCCAGCTGATTTCGTAGGAGAGGCAAAGAGGCTATCAGGGAGGATGTGCTCCAAGCTACTCAAATGACAAAGAAGTTAGAAAATGAGAAAGCAACCACAGtacataaaatcattaaaaagagGTGACAACCGGGGAATCCAAAGCAATTTGTAATAAGCATTGAATAGAAACTGAACAGGGAGAATGGTGTTTACCATACCTTTCATGGAGGTCAAAGTCTGCGGGATTGGAGCTCTCCTCTGTGCTATTATTGCCACTGTCGTTGCCACTGTTGCTATTGCAAGATATATTCACTTCCTGCCTCAGTGGCTTATCAGCTGCTGCAGTTGGAGAAGTGGTTGCAGCTGGACTACTGCTGTTCTCTGCAACAATACAATGCAAATTAACCGCCATAAAGCTTATCCATTTTCTACAAACAAGAAATCACAAGTACAACCAAATTTTTTGTGTGTTAACCTTCAGGGACTTCTTGATTATTGCCATCAGATGGAAGACCAAGACTTTGGTTATTGTGAATGCTGGATTGACTAGGGGAGGCAACTGGTGCTCCTCCAGAGAGATTGTGCAGATGGTGCTGGTGCTGGTGTTGGTGGTTCTTCAAGTCTAGGAGTTGCAAATTCATCAGCCTCCTTCCTTGGAGTTCTATGGCTTGCTGCAAATCAGCCTGCTCTTCTAACTTCCGCCTCAACAACATCTCTTGGGTATTGTAGAACATTCTTGCCCCTATATGGACAAAGAAAAAGGAGCTTCAGCTGAAACAGCTCTAAAAGAACATGATAACTAGCTTTTCTTTGCTTACCAAGATGGAGGTCATAGGGCTCTCTAGGATCAATTCCAGATGGGCTTGAACATGTCGAATACTCTCCCCTCTccagctgctgctgctgctgctgttgctgCTGTTGATGCTGTTGCTTCCTGCAATTGTTCAATCAACAATGTTAACATCAATATATGAAGTGAGTAACACACACAAAACAAAAGcacaaaagagagaaaatgcCTATACTTTTCCGGGACTTTTCCCTTCTCCTTATAGGGCTTTACGAGCACACGCGAATCACATACGAAATGGGGGTTCCCTTTAGCTAAAATGAGCTTCACAGTCTCGGGGTAGACGAAAGTGACGAATCCGAACATCCTCTTCTGCTGGTATGGAATCCTCACATCTTGAACTGGCCCAAAAATACTTCAAAAGCACACAAGCCAACTAGGTTAACTAAATTTCACAACACGAACCCCAAATTGAAGAAATTTCCAACCAACACGTAGCAATTACCTAAAATAATTGGAAACATCTTCTTCTCTAAACGTACTATCAGCTGGAAATGTCAAGTAGATCTGTCTGGACCCTGGGTTCACTGCTCCCCCCAATCCCATCCCGGAAAAATCGTTCCTTTCTGGCCGGCACCGCCCAAACTTGTGCAGCTCTTCGCCCATCATCAATGCTGCCGCAGCGGATCTACAATGCGCCACAATGCCATCAAAACCATCACGAACCAATCCAAACCAAAAACCCATATCAAAACAAACTCATAATCACCTAATCATCGGTTTGGATGCTTGGAAAACATgagaaaaagataaaacaaacaatgatttaaactttatataaaacaaaaccACTAGCAGGCAATGCGTTCTTCACACACAACAAACTTAAGAAGAAACAACTGAACTTCCTTTGTTTTCTACGGTTATCTCAGCAAGCAAACAAATTGAATCGCTTATGGGTCTTCCCCATTATTATACCTCTGAGTCTCATTCTGCtgcataaaaaaattcatgcaCTTGTTGTATGGGAAATTCAGCCCAGCCATAAGCTGTGAAGCCACGGCCAGTCTCTGCTGCTGCGACCTAAGCATCTCCTGCTCAAACCCATCAAGCTTGCCCGGCGACCCAACAATGGCAGCAGAGGCCGCCGAAGAAGCCTCCACAGAATCCGCGAAACCACCGTGAAGAAACTTGCAAGTGTTCCCATTCTTGCAGAACCCTCTAGCGAAGTAGAGACACGGCTTCCATCCGAACCCAGAAGCTCCGTCATCAGACCCATAGCAAGCATCGTTGAAAGAGTAGCTCCGCCTGTGGAGCTGAGTCTCGCCAAAAGAAGGGCTCATCGCCAATTCCAGACGCGGGTCAAACAAATCTTCAGGTTTTGAAGCATCATTGAGGAAGGAGAGGTGGTCCTGGAGCTGATAATCGTCCATGACGTTGTCGTTACAGACAACACTGctgttgttgctgctgctgcagTTGTTGTAGTAGGGAATCGAAGCCGGAGACGACGACACAGTACCTAAATCGCTCACATTGGTGGCGCCATTGACAACGGCAGCGTATGAGAGCTGTGCTGTGGTGGAATTGGGGCTGCGGAGATCCGAAAATCCCGAAACTGGCCACGATGAAGAAGGGTTGAAGCCATTGTTGGTGGGGAGCCTAGTGGGTTTGGAAATGGGGTTGAAAGGAGAAGGAGACGTGGGTGTGGAAGGGGTGTTCGACAAAATGCCCAGCTGAGTTTTAGCCTTGAGGATGAGGTTGTGGAGAAGGGTTTCAGGGCCAAAAGCCAAGCGAATCATCTCCTTTTCACCATGATCTTGTATCAGAAGAATATACCCCATGATTTTAGAGGCATTTTCTGgatccaaagcttggattcttgaGAACACAATCCTAGTAGCCTCATATGAATCCATGGACACTATGCTGATAATATAGAGGTATTCTTCCACTATCCGGAGGGTTTTCTCTTCACTTCTAAACCCTTTCCTCTCCACTTCCAGAGAGCAAAAATGAAGTACAATAATGGGTATCCTTAGAAAGATGAAAATGGAGGTGAGTTTGTGCTCACTACCCCATGAAAAGACACAGAAGAAGCAGCAGTAGTAGGGTTTTGAAGACCGAGTGAGGCAGTGAGGAAGTAAAGTAAGGAAGTAAGGGAGTGAGGTTTGAGCTTTGGTGGTGGTGCCTCTTTCTTACAACCACAACTTTTGGTGGCAGTGGCAAACCTGCAAAGGTCCCTTGGGAGAgtaaaaaccctttttttttttcaaaaaaaaaaaaaggtatattttttattttttttcctttacattttcttttgctATTGCTCTCTCTACTTTCTCTCTCCTAGGGTTTGTCTTTACAGAATTGGACAAAACAAGAGTGAGTGGGATGGTAGATTCAGATCTGCTGCAAAGGGTTTGCATTTTCCACTTCCACCACTCTCCTCTTTAATATCACCCACCATCACTCTCcttttctaaaagaaatttaaaaatctcctaattattttttttactttatgttTAGAAATATTTGTGGGGagttttttcatatataattttcaaattatttatgatgTATTAAAAAGTTAATATTAAATTTGGCATTATTTTGGCTGCTctcctttttatttaaatgctattaaatggtttttttttacttttttgtgaaaataattagatttataatatttgaatatatcaaataataaaataattgaaaaatattatctttctaTCATGTTCCTatgataatatttaaatttatcaaaataaaataaaataataaatcatttatacttcatttttttctttttttattggtgaaattattttctatttttaactCCAATTTATAAATTCTTTATACAAAATTTTCACTATTAAACGCAAAAAGATAAAGGGGTGTTTAATCTCTTTTTATACCCagataaaataagaattatacatttcatttttgtaattttcaacCTAAATAACTTTATaatttcacaaataaaatatCGAGACATGTGCATCTAGATAGAAGTTAAGGAGATTTTACAAGAATATATGATTGAAGTTAAGGAGATTTTACAAGAATATATGATTGAACCTCATCTTTAAAACAAAAGACATTTTGTTCCTCAAGTGGTTGAAAAATGGATTCATTGGATTCCTCCCATTAatagaattttcaaattaaactttgatgATTCAAAGGTAGAGAATAGAAGTGCATCAAATTGGTTTATCATATATTCCAATGGTTATCAGCTAGCATATTATGGACAATGCATAGCTATAACAAAAAACTAACATTCCTAATTCTATTATAttgttaatgaaaaatattttgaagataACTTAAATGTCTtgatgtttttatttgtttgtcatATCTATAAAGAAGCAAATAGAATAACGAATTATTTAGCTTAAAAaggtatttataatttaaagtcTTTCACTTGGAGATCGGATTTTTCTAACGATATTATAAAGTTTGGattttaagattattatgattattCTTTTAATAGAATGTGTGGATACtctattttgtaatttatttcaaaaaaaaaattaaggagatgaatatggttttttttctccatatttatttaaaattaaatattttcacattttcacaaacaatttatcatcttattacattttaaccatttttgtaGAAATACTATTTATAACATTATATATTCTATtcatattctatattttttgtgttttttttttcctttaaaaatttgcATTCAATCATTATAGCCTTTAATGAAATCTTCAAACAAAGTAAttgaattattaaatgaaacaaaaatatagGTTAGGAACAatgtaaaaagtaaaataaaattaaatatttaaaatgttagAATTGTAACTTTTGTTTATgttaatccataaaaataatttaaaaaatatgatacaaCAAGAgaccaaacataatttaaatgcatttggTAATATTTATACCTAAAGCGTTTTTAGTTGAAATGCTtcttctaaaagtatttttaagataatagcataaaacattataatatcataaattatttttcaatgttaaaagtaatttttcaaaattttgaaaatgtttttaaaattttgttaaatattaatttttttttttaaaaacaccttttaagttaaaagcgtttcttagaattattattaaatgaacTCTTGATTTACGATTTATTATATGAAACACATTTCCAACATTTCAACATcttaaatttgaagattttaaaatttgaattatcaaaacaatatttataaaaggaaaataggGGTAGGTAGAGGAGAAATCATTGAATTCTCATGAAAAATAAGAGTGGATAATAGATGAAAGGGACATAACATGTACATGGTGAGGAGCCCAAAGAATGTAAAaaggatatttgataaaaaaagaaaaagaaaaagagcttatacaaattgaaaattaataattttcacATATTTAGATAGAAATAATCACTTTctcttataataaaaaaataaaataaaataatcattttatagTTGGCTTATAAATCTATTCATGAATAAACTTAGTCTTCTTTgaatatatttcataaaaaaagttagtttttatataaaaaaaaatatatttattttatgttttaaatattattttaaaatttttaaaatttaatataataaaaatttgaatgtttttattttcaaaaattatttttaaaattattttcttttttatagttaaagtttttaaaagtatttgtattttatcatattacattttttaaatacaaaaaaacaaaaaaaatgtgtcAAAGCCATACCTTAGTTTGTtcctttattattttctctataattattaattaaaaatgattttaaggaAATGATGTGAACTATTTAGATGGGCTTTGATATACTTCTATTTTTACTATTTcataatagataaaataaatgatttttaattatagttttaatattaaaatattaagtatatattaaataaattttattttatttgaatcttatttttaaatagaaaatatttcataattctattaaaaataattcaaattatatatatattaaaaataatattttgaaggGGTTAGTAGGatatgaatgaataaaaaaataaataaataaaaaaggaaaaagaaaaatgattgagGAGAGTGTCGGCACGCGCGGGAGGAAAGCGCGTGATGGAGGGTCCAAGTTGCTTCAAATAGTGCACGTTCACTTGCCATTATTCTGACAAACTTCTCATCCCAGTACTGTGtgatgtaatttaatttagATTGATGCTCAGAGCCCCATTCCACTACTTCTCAC
Proteins encoded in this region:
- the LOC100260228 gene encoding zinc finger CCCH domain-containing protein 53, with product MDSYEATRIVFSRIQALDPENASKIMGYILLIQDHGEKEMIRLAFGPETLLHNLILKAKTQLGILSNTPSTPTSPSPFNPISKPTRLPTNNGFNPSSSWPVSGFSDLRSPNSTTAQLSYAAVVNGATNVSDLGTVSSSPASIPYYNNCSSSNNSSVVCNDNVMDDYQLQDHLSFLNDASKPEDLFDPRLELAMSPSFGETQLHRRSYSFNDACYGSDDGASGFGWKPCLYFARGFCKNGNTCKFLHGGFADSVEASSAASAAIVGSPGKLDGFEQEMLRSQQQRLAVASQLMAGLNFPYNKCMNFFMQQNETQRSAAAALMMGEELHKFGRCRPERNDFSGMGLGGAVNPGSRQIYLTFPADSTFREEDVSNYFSIFGPVQDVRIPYQQKRMFGFVTFVYPETVKLILAKGNPHFVCDSRVLVKPYKEKGKVPEKKQQHQQQQQQQQQQLERGEYSTCSSPSGIDPREPYDLHLGARMFYNTQEMLLRRKLEEQADLQQAIELQGRRLMNLQLLDLKNHQHQHQHHLHNLSGGAPVASPSQSSIHNNQSLGLPSDGNNQEVPEENSSSPAATTSPTAAADKPLRQEVNISCNSNSGNDSGNNSTEESSNPADFDLHESLEHILPDSLFASPTKSAGDRSVFSTASASVDESTTISITPASNNNPVLPGTTLNMASLKSCFFEMPRFPSGHGAIEM